A segment of the Manis javanica isolate MJ-LG chromosome 17, MJ_LKY, whole genome shotgun sequence genome:
tttttcaaactgggctcctgcactcttagggtaaattcctaggagtggaattcctgggtcaaatggtatttctattttgagtttttttgaggaacctccgtactgctttccacaatggttgaactagtttacattcccaccagcagtgtaggagggttcccctttctccacatccttggcaacatttgttgtcgtctgcctttggatgttggccatcctaactggtgtgaggtggtatctcattgcggttttaatttgagtttctctgatgattagtgttgtggagtatcttttaatgtgcctgttggccatctgaatttcttctttggagaactgtctcttcagatcctgtgcccattttttaactggattatttttttgttgaggtacatgagctctttatatattttggatgtcaatcccttattggatatgtcattcatgaatatattctcccatactgtaggatgcctttttgttctgatggtatcctttactgtacagaagctttatagttttatatagtcacacttgttcatttttgcttttgtttcctttgcccagggagatatgttcatgaagaagttgctcatgtttatatttaagagttttgcctgttttcttctatgagttttgtggtttcatgacttacattcaggtctttgatccatttcgagtttacttttgtgtatggagttagacagtaatccagtttcattctcttacatgtatctgtccagttttgccaacacgagctattgaagaggctgtgtcatttccccattgtatatccatggctcctttatcacatattactttgaccatatatgcttggtttaatatctgggctattctgctccactggtctatgagtctgttcttgtgccagtaccaaatttgtcttgattactgtggctttgtagtgaaCAGTAAGTTATGGTAACATTGCTTATTGTATTAAACAAGTGGAAAGAAATAATACATCGACAGAGTATTAAACTATGATATAGACATACTATAAAATACTATATAGCAGTTAAGAGATGTGatccatatatatatactgaTAGGGGAAAAACTGAGACATAATGTTGACTGAATATTCTGAACAGTAGATAAAAGAGAACTTTTTTTGAAACCCCTGTGTAATATAGTATTACATTTCTAAGAGTGCATTCTTAGAAAAAGAGCGTAAGTCTACACAGCAGCCTGATTTTTCAGTGAACGAAAGAGTAGGTGTCCCTGGGGACTGGGTGAGGACAAGAAGTCTAAGTGTAAATTCTGTATGAATTGTTTTGGGTAGTACAAATTTGTGTTTAAACTATCATGtacacttcaaaaaaaatttttggtgTATAAAATACTGTGtgttatgaattatatatatatatgacaaatgtACAAAATTAGTGCATGCTGTATGGTAATGTATATTGTGCTATGGATAAGGTATATTACACATtgtgtaatatatacaaatatttataaaattaatgtataCATCTAACAAGTTTAAGGAATACTCAAGTAAATGGGAGACTAGAGATAACAAATGcagaacagatttttaaagatgCAAGAGGGTAAAAGAGAAGTCAAAAGAAAGCTTCCTTAAGATGGTTAAGATTTGTAAAGAacattgattttatttaaaacctCAGAAAAGTTTATTTCAAAATGAGTATTATGAGCAAATTATATCTACGAGTTGCTTTAAAACAATGTGGGGGATGGGAAATGAACAAGGGTGTAGATCAAATGAGACTGGCCATGTGTAGTGGGGTGTATGTAGTGGGGTGATGGTCATGTGAGGATTCGCTATGCTCTTCTACTTTTCCCATGTTTGAAATTCTTATAAATGCATGTGAATGTGCTCAGTATGCTTTCCGTAAGTAAACATGGACATGAGGCagtacatgaaaataaaatttgtaagcAACAAATCAACCAGCAAACTACATGGTGACTGACTTATGGGTCTTTGGAGAAACAATGCTGAAGGCACTGTCAGAGATCCTGTCTGTCTAGCACTCTGGCAGTGTTGTTCTTAATCGGGGTTTCTTATGTGAACcacaaaatgtagaaaataatttgcctttttctcagttttcccaAGGATATTGTTGAGTGGTACATTTTAGATCTGCCTACAATTGATGCCTTCGGGAACTAAGCCTTCTCTTGTGAAGTTACAGTTGAGAATGGCAGATTGAGTGACACTAGACTGGAGGAAGAGCATATGTAAAATCAGGCtactttttcaaaaagtaaaatggaGATGTACAGCTTGATTAAATATGGCATAGCAATGTGATGCTTTATAACtattgtaaaaaaataatttgtgaacTCTGTGGAAAAGTATCCATCAAAATCACCTCTGGAGCTTgttcaaaaaacaggaaatactCTGCCTTCATGAAAGGTATTCATCACTGTCTTCCAGCTGACAGGTGAAACTGGAAATATGTATaatttagtaatttttctttatagatgTTCAAAGTCAAGGTAAACTCCTTACTTAAGGATCTTTGACTTAACAATGAACTGTGTATATTAgcatttttaggtttttattttcttccccactCTAGAGGCTGAGAGAAATTAACAGTATGATACGGACAGGAGAGACTCCAACCAAAAAGAGAGGGATCCTTTTGGAAGATGGAAGTGAATCACCTGCAAAAAGAATTTGCCCAGAAAATCATTCTGCCTTGCTACGCCGTCTTCAAGATGTAGCTAATGACCGAGGTTCCCACTGAGGTTAGTCTGTTGTACTGAAAACTGTCTTTTCACAAACTGTTTAGCAGCATCTTTTAATGCATGCTAAATTATGGGGCTCTTTTCCTTAATCCTTCCAGTATCTTTAGGGTATTTTCACTCATCCCAACTGTCTTTTTTCCTACCATTCAGTGCTTGTCATGAAGGCTGCTTAGACTCCAAACTCGGATTTTTTAACTCTGACAAAAGCTTTTGTAAGTATTGCAGAGAACAAAGCATGGTCAAATATGTGTATAAGAGATTGACATGCTACAGCAGAGGAACTGTACTTCAATTCATTCCTAGCCATTTATTCATTGGGTCTGGCCCTcatgaaaagcaaagcaaaaactagGTTTGTTGTCTTAAAACATTTGGTAGGAGTGTGAGATTTTTGCATTCCTAAAACATAACAAGGAAGAGAGCCCAAACACAGAGGTCCTAGGTTATCAGCTCAAGTCTTCCATTCCTTTTGTgtaatttttccctttctccattaGGTGTGGTACAGTGTGATAAATGCTTGATTATTCAGTGTGCAATGTGTGAGTGAACTTGTATAAGAAGTGGCACTTTAGGGCTGTAAAAAGCATGATTTGTAACCCAGATTTTGCTGTATATTTGTGATGGCACTTTCTACAATGTGAACTTTATTAAGTACAAAATTTCTAGGCTAAATATTCAGTATCTTCTTTGATacttttgtacttcttttttttttagactgtTAAAGCCCCAGTAGCTACCTTTTGGGCATGCATTTTAAGTTCTCCAGTTTTTGTTAATAGGGATCAACTTGGCTAAGTAAAGACTTTAAATCAAGTTGAATTAAGgggaataatatgaaaaataatgaccTCTTCAGGAGGTACTGAAAAGACGTGTATATTAAggtgatatataaaaatatttgggtGTGTTGCTGAcggttttaaaaaataggttgGAGAATTTAGGTTTTTATTAGCACATACTACCATTTATACAAATTAGAAAATGTTATTTAACAGCTACTGAATTATCcatatatacttttattaatcACTATTGTTCCAGCAGTTTTAAAGTTGAATGAATAATCTTATTAGGGAGAAAATTCAATTGTAAATTGAATCAATATAAACAAAGTTACTAGGTAACTTCATATTGCTCTGAAATATGGAACTTACACTGTTCAATTAGAATagtgttcttcaaaaatatttataaaacctCTCAAGATACTTAGTGCTACTGTAATTTTGtatgaaaataagtatttttcaatAAAGCATTTATAAATTAATCTTTTTGTTTAGTTATATCGAGAAAAGGGTGTGTAGTCCCCTGCATAAATGACAAAGAACGATCATTTATCGATTTATTTTATCTCTACAAAACACATTAGTCATTCATTTAAATATCTGACTTCATTAGAAACCGTTTTCAcactttcttcctcctgccataaaaatacagtaatttgcttaaaaaaaaaaaaaagctctgaaTAAGTGTTCTGGTTTCCTCTCACTCACCTAATATGTGCCTCAGCAATAGCAGTTTGTAAATCATTAAGACAGCAGGCTGAAGACTGAGGCTCAAAGGATCTTCACTTGGAAGTGCCAGTATGCTCTGGAACCTGcttgctctctcctctcttctccatgTGCTGACATATGTACAACTGCAACCACTGACTTAAAAATCATCAGATAGTGTTGAACTCTTGTCTATTCTATTAGTTAAGTGAATAACTTACCTTTAGcattatattcagaaaaatactTAAGCCTTAAGGTCCCCAAAAATTTGGAGTGCTGAACTAGACAACCACCCTAAAGACACTTCTGACAGAAGTAATGCCTTACTTAAAGAGAGGTTTCCCAAACTCGCCGTTAGGACCTAAGCATACACAGACAACACTGATGCCAGTCGCTGTGCACACAGTTTACTCTTCAGGCAGTCCTCTGCCTTGGTCAGCTTTAATGAGGCCCGCGTCCGGCAGGAAAGTGCGTGGTGCACCAGATTCACCCACTCTTAAGTTGctactgttttctcttctttactgAAAGGTTGTACTGAGCCAGGCTTTACCCATGACAGGCCAGCAACATGAACACTTTTATTGTGCTGTTCTTCAGGCTTCTTCTAGGCACAatcaaaaacacattaaaaaagtgAGTGATAGAGAATTCAGCAGTGTACAAACTCATCTCCCAATGACATTTTAGAAAGGAAACAGTGagttaattatttcaaaaaatggtTATCTACTTACTTTCTGAGTCAGCATCTTCTCTCTGGCTTCATCATGTACAGAAGGATTCCATGGAGAgaaacttaaaagagaaaaatattaaaaactgctTTGGCTTACTAAATTTGCATAACATCCATTTAATACTTAAGCCAGTTCCCCTAACAAAACAAGGAACAATACTTTTAAAGAGGAGTCTTTAATCAGTTGAAAATAAGTACAATTTAGATGTTATCTAAATGATTTTCTCTTAGGACAGCTATCCCTTTGAGAGCACTTTCCATGGGCTAACTCATTtcagcctcatgacaaactctgtagtagtattaaagataaagaaagtgAGGCACAGTAAAATTAAGTAATTCCTGTAGTTCTCCAAAGCCAGTAAGTGCAGAAGCCAAACTAGTCTTCCTGCAAAGCCCAAGCTCTTAACTACTATGCTTCACTACCTCCCCAGCAATCCCAGCATCGCCAAGAGCTAAATCACCAGTTCCTTATTTCTCAGTACTCCACAAACTCTTCCCAATATCAAATATCATAGTCCTACAGAGACCCACTTGTCACTTTCACACTATTCCACTTTCCTCTTTTCACCAATGTCAGTAGGGGTATAGCAGTTTCAGAGGGGCTCCAATTAAAACTGCCAACTGAAAAGTCCTGACATTACAGGATCCTTAAACCAAATTCAGTAAATAGTGTGAATTGGCATAATGTGCCAGTTGATGTAAAGGTTTATTGTTGTAAAGAGCCCAAGAGTATCAGGCATCAAACTGACAAGTTGAAAAGGTGTTGTAAACTAACAGATTTTACcctttgctttgaaatctttattctAAGACCACTTGACTGCAAAGTTCAGCTCATCTAGACAATGCAACACTTACCTAATTGCATAGGGGTCTTCTATTTTAGGCTGGTCAAACAAACGAGCCGTGCACACCTTAACACTGTCAAccactttacttttaaaaagctgaatatCTTTTTCATACCTgtgttaaaagttaaaataaagttACCAATACAACCTACTCAGCTGCACTTTCAAATCTCTGAAGTAACAAAGCAAAGTAACATACAGCACAGCGGCCTCTGGGTTGAGGGGGCTTGTGGTGTCAATCTTGTAGAAAACTCTCCTGGCATACATTAATACTTGCCAAATATGATTATGGTTCCGCCTAAAGGGAAACATGGCATGATTACTGAGGTTCTTCTTGCTGACTTACATCATCAAAGTAAACACAATATTTACTAACCTCCATTTTGCAAATGCTCTCTTCACATCTAGTTCACCTGAGGTGGGGTCAACGAGCGGGTGAAAGACGGGAATATCAAACACCAAGCGCTGTATTTAAAGAGACACATTTCCTTTACTGGAAGCAATGGAGCTTATCAGACCTGTACACCCAATGTAAAAGGAGCTTTAGGACAAGGCAGTCACATTGTTTAAAGTCCAAAGAGCTGCCTCGAGAGGGACATTTAACTACACCACTTTCCTCTGAAACTAAAATTTGCAATGAAGGGGGTGAAAAGTCACTCTCTCTACTACACCACAATGATCACAATGACTGCTGTTCCCCATAGTTAAGTGCTGTATAATTAAATTCCAGCCTCCCCTGCACACCTGAGCAGAGAACCAAAGCTAAAGGCAGAGGCTGGCATGGCAAAAGATACAACCCAGCACAGAAACCCCTCTGAAAGACTACTAAATAGACAAAACATTTTAGGAAACTGAAATCATAAAAGTATTAGGTCAAGAAGAGAACCAAGAAATCTTTAAAGCCCTTTAAGTCCTTCTCCTTGACCAACAAATGAAGCCAGACTCTACTTACTGGACAATCACCATCTGGGTAGTTATCAGGGATATAAACTGTAAATTTAAATACACCATCTTGATAAAGTCCATGCCGTATGAATATTACTCCAAACCACACTGCAGGAAAAAATACAGTTAAAGGCTTATTTTTGTGTCAGAGGGACCAAATATgctataaattaaattatttgccTTACTTAATGCAGAGCGGTAAGATGGCTGCACATAGACACCTGGTAACTTCTGCTTCACAACCAAGGTACTAAAACAGAAGCAGCAGAATAATGAAATTGTATGGATGTAAGTGACACACATGGATCAAACCACTCCACATTCAGTTTCTGAGAGAAGAAATAATCCCTCAAGGGGCAGCTGATGGCCTAATCATAGCTGAGTCATCAcaatctctcacctggccctaatCATGGCCCATCTACTGGCTTTACAACAGGAGCTTACAGAAACACAGAAGCCAAAAAGGGCCTCAGATTGAGAAATCAAAGCCAAACAGGGACACACAAAGCATCAAGTTTCCCTCCTTTATCAGCTTCCCCAAAATATCTTGAAAACCAACTTGTAAGTAAGTCTGAATAATGCAACCTGATTTAAGTTCTAGACATTAAATTTTAGGTAAATGGGAGTATTCgtaaaattactgcctttgtgaCTATAAACAACAGATCTTACCCACAcacattcaaaaattaattttaaacacaatttttGGTAATTAAGAACAAATTACAATTCCATGTTACTGCCAACTTAGGTGACATTTTACATTTGGTCTCAGTCCACGTAGCAGAGGGCCATGTTTAGATTTGCAGTGTTCTTGGTGAAAGCAGGCATCAGCGTGAGCCCACACTGTACTGTAATTTCACCCCATAATTCAGACACTTGAACTCTGTGGGCCATGGTTGGGAACCGGTGGGTGCTGAAACAAGGTAAGGCAAGGGCACTGACACAAAGGCTGCTCCTGCTCTTCTGGGACCCAGTCACCCACTGACAGCCATTCTGCTTGTTCTTTGCAGCTGAGCAATGAGCCTAAATAAGTAAAGCTGTGACCGAACCTGGAACAATGCTGACCTGGGGCCTTAAAACACATTAATCTGCCAATCTTGAATTTTATTAAGTAGTAGCTTTGTGGACCTTAGTTGATTGCTTTCAGTACCTACTTGGCTAtccttatttttaatcattttaaagtagTTATTCCATTTTTAAGTCACTAAAATTCAGTACGTCAATAGCACCATGGTTGGTAGATGTATCTACTACAGTGAGGTTTGCCAGAAAGGCAATTTTGTGTTCTAATACAAACAGCAGATTTAAGCCTGTCCAACTCACTGCCCAGCCTCAAACACAAGGCCTCCATTATAAAGCTAAAGGGACCACTGCTACCAAAGCGCTCAGCCAGTCACTGACTATTACATTAGTACAGTGAGGGATGGCCTAAGgatgcttttaaaataacttcacatacaaagaatttttaaatgattgcaatTAAGAATTCTCCAAACTTTCTGTCTTTGTAACAAATTATCAAATCAAATGCCCAGTGTGTATTCATTCACTATCTGAGCCCCCTACACTGGGCTAAGCACTGTGTTGTCACTCCTGGCACTCTGCAGAAGTGTACTCATCTCCTCACACTCTATTGATAGAAGTCCAATTATTGACTTCTGTGACCAGTCAAGTTCTTTCTTACATGGAGCACAAATTGTTACAACTTCTCTATAATTGCCTGGTTCTGCCTTTGGGGGTCATACAGAGTAAGTCAAATTCCCTAATGACAGACCTTCAAATATATGAATACAGCTTTTATAAGTACTTCCTGAATTTTCTCCAAATTAGCTGTTCCAGTTCCTTCAACTGTTGACTCCTAAGGTCTGGCTTCCTAGCCTCCACCTATTGGGACCATCTCAGTCTGTCAGGATGCCTCTTACAAGGTGACCACTAGAATGGAGCATAAGCCTCCAAGCTGGGTCTGACCCAAGAGAGAAAACACTGCTACCCTCCCACTGTACTGCCTTTTACAACAACCTCTTCAGGGGGTGAATTCCTCACCTCATATAATGGAAGACCAAAATCAAGTTACAAGTTTCTGACCTACCAAAGGTGCTAAATAAATTGTAGTTTATTCCTCCTCTTGTTCTCCAAAACAGGTAGGGAAATCAAAGTGCACACTTGCCTTTAAATCTCATTTACCAAGCTCTGAATAAGAGTCATTACTTTTAGGACAAGATATTTATATAA
Coding sequences within it:
- the AKTIP gene encoding AKT-interacting protein isoform X1, which translates into the protein MNPFWSMSTSSVRKRSDGEEKTLTGDVITSPPRSAPKKQLPSIPKNALPITKPTSPAPAAQSTNGTHASYGPFYLEYSLLAEFTLVVKQKLPGVYVQPSYRSALMWFGVIFIRHGLYQDGVFKFTVYIPDNYPDGDCPRLVFDIPVFHPLVDPTSGELDVKRAFAKWRRNHNHIWQVLMYARRVFYKIDTTSPLNPEAAVLYEKDIQLFKSKVVDSVKVCTARLFDQPKIEDPYAISFSPWNPSVHDEAREKMLTQKKKPEEQHNKSVHVAGLSWVKPGSVQPFSKEEKTVAT
- the AKTIP gene encoding AKT-interacting protein isoform X2, with product MNPFWSMSTSSVRKRSDGEEKTLTGDVITSPPRSAPKKQLPSIPKNALPITKPTSPAPAAQSTNGTHASYGPFYLEYSLLAEFTLVVKQKLPGVYVQPSYRSALMWFGVIFIRHGLYQDGVFKFTVYIPDNYPDGDCPRLVFDIPVFHPLVDPTSGELDVKRAFAKWRRNHNHIWQVLMYARRVFYKIDTTSPLNPEAAVLYEKDIQLFKSKVVDSVKVCTARLFDQPKIEDPYAISFSPWNPSVHDEAREKMLTQKKPEEQHNKSVHVAGLSWVKPGSVQPFSKEEKTVAT
- the AKTIP gene encoding AKT-interacting protein isoform X3, with the translated sequence MNPFWSMSTSSVRKRSDGEEKTLTGDVITSPPRSAPKKQLPSIPKNALPITKPTSPAPAAQSTNGTHASYGPFYLEYSLLAEFTLVVKQKLPGVYVQPSYRSALMWFGVIFIRHGLYQDGVFKFTVYIPDNYPDGDCPRLVFDIPVFHPLVDPTSGELDVKRAFAKWRRNHNHIWQVLMYARRVFYKIDTTSPLNPEAAVLYEKDIQLFKSKVVDSVKVCTARLFDQPKIEDPYAISF